From Synoicihabitans lomoniglobus, the proteins below share one genomic window:
- the leuD gene encoding 3-isopropylmalate dehydratase small subunit — translation MALAKITSISGRAVYVPGNDIDTDRIIPARFMKCVTFDGLGEYLFYDVRKDADGNDRKHPLNEARFKGATILLSGANFGCGSSREHAPQAIQKYGFRGVVAENFAEIFFGNSTTLGMPCATAARADIAKVAAAIDADPTLEVTIDVDAQVVRYGDDSIPAEIRGSARDALLNGRWDAIAELHEGVPQVQELAGTLPYMKA, via the coding sequence ATGGCTTTAGCAAAAATCACCTCGATATCCGGCCGCGCCGTTTACGTCCCCGGCAATGACATCGACACCGATCGCATCATCCCGGCGCGCTTCATGAAGTGCGTCACCTTCGACGGCCTTGGCGAGTATCTGTTCTACGACGTGCGCAAGGACGCCGACGGCAACGACCGGAAGCATCCGCTCAACGAGGCGCGTTTCAAGGGCGCGACCATCCTCCTGTCCGGGGCCAACTTTGGTTGCGGTTCTTCCCGGGAGCACGCTCCGCAAGCGATCCAGAAATACGGTTTTCGTGGCGTCGTGGCGGAGAATTTTGCCGAGATCTTTTTCGGTAACAGCACGACGCTCGGCATGCCCTGTGCCACCGCTGCCCGCGCCGACATCGCCAAGGTGGCGGCCGCGATCGATGCGGACCCGACGCTTGAGGTCACGATCGATGTCGACGCGCAGGTGGTGCGTTACGGCGACGACAGCATTCCGGCCGAGATCCGGGGTTCCGCCCGTGACGCCCTCCTCAACGGCCGGTGGGATGCCATCGCCGAACTTCATGAAGGCGTGCCGCAGGTCCAGGAACTGGCCGGCACGTTGCCCTACATGAAGGCCTGA
- a CDS encoding LysR family transcriptional regulator: MPREYQYDFELRHFVYFREVAKLLHFRKAAESLGVAQPALSRQIAQLEKSLGVLLFSRSRRRVELTAAGKDLLDRVEPILLRLRRLPAELQSIAAGGTGILRVGFTGLAMATVLPAILRAFSQSHRKVRVELSESPTSAQVEALRTGRIACGFLHPHMLPPGFQTRPLLRERNGVVLAADHPAAKRKTLRLRDMAKVPFVLFPRHLNSSFYDRTLAAFTEAGVTPHIAEEVWPRANAVGLVRAGVGATLMCPSEARNLPNDVVFRVLTGPTPVSHLTLAWRDTADNPPALKAFLAAAQVT, from the coding sequence ATGCCTCGTGAGTATCAATACGATTTCGAACTGCGCCACTTCGTCTACTTTCGCGAGGTGGCAAAACTGCTCCATTTTCGCAAAGCGGCGGAGTCGTTGGGCGTCGCCCAACCCGCTTTGTCGCGCCAGATCGCGCAGCTGGAAAAATCCCTCGGGGTGTTGTTGTTCTCGCGGTCGCGTCGACGCGTCGAACTCACGGCGGCGGGCAAGGATCTGCTGGATCGGGTGGAACCCATTCTGTTGCGACTCAGGCGCCTGCCGGCCGAACTTCAGTCGATCGCCGCCGGCGGCACCGGCATCCTGCGCGTCGGCTTTACGGGTCTGGCCATGGCCACGGTGTTGCCGGCGATCCTGCGGGCGTTTTCCCAATCGCATCGGAAGGTGCGCGTGGAGTTGAGCGAGTCGCCGACGTCGGCCCAGGTGGAGGCTCTGCGCACGGGTCGCATTGCCTGCGGTTTTTTGCACCCGCACATGCTGCCGCCGGGCTTTCAAACCCGTCCGCTGTTGCGGGAACGCAATGGCGTCGTGCTCGCGGCCGATCACCCGGCGGCCAAACGAAAAACGCTGCGTCTGCGCGACATGGCCAAGGTGCCGTTCGTGCTGTTCCCACGTCACCTCAACTCGAGTTTCTACGATCGGACTTTGGCTGCATTCACCGAAGCCGGCGTGACTCCGCACATCGCTGAGGAAGTTTGGCCGCGCGCCAATGCGGTGGGGCTCGTGCGAGCGGGCGTCGGCGCGACGCTCATGTGTCCTTCCGAAGCGCGCAATTTGCCCAATGACGTCGTGTTCCGCGTGCTCACCGGCCCTACTCCGGTCAGCCACCTCACGCTGGCATGGCGCGACACCGCCGACAACCCTCCGGCGTTGAAAGCGTTTCTGGCCGCTGCTCAAGTCACTTGA
- a CDS encoding ExbD/TolR family protein has translation MSSLYQRRRKKREMNLLPLIDVLVMLIFFAFVTMQFRAAETLNITLPKVDTAGKNEFKGTVTIGVSNEGVMTFNGQVVGEEEISDLLKQVRDVDRDIPVLIAADEETPLRTVAFLMDACRKTGLNKFSLQSR, from the coding sequence ATGAGTTCGCTCTATCAGCGCCGCCGCAAGAAGCGGGAGATGAATCTGCTCCCGCTGATCGATGTGCTCGTGATGCTTATCTTTTTTGCATTCGTGACCATGCAGTTCCGGGCGGCCGAGACGTTGAACATCACGCTGCCCAAGGTCGATACGGCGGGTAAGAATGAGTTCAAGGGCACCGTCACGATCGGTGTGAGCAACGAAGGTGTCATGACCTTCAATGGCCAGGTCGTGGGGGAGGAGGAAATCTCGGATTTGCTCAAACAGGTGCGCGATGTTGATCGCGATATCCCGGTGCTCATCGCGGCGGATGAAGAAACGCCGCTGCGCACCGTCGCCTTTCTGATGGATGCCTGCCGCAAGACCGGGTTGAACAAGTTCAGCTTGCAAAGTCGCTAG
- the leuC gene encoding 3-isopropylmalate dehydratase large subunit has protein sequence MAQSLFEKVWNAHTVRTLANGQTQLLIGTHLIHEVTSPQAFGMLRDLNLPVLMPTRTFATVDHIVPTDQFVEPYADPLAQAMMDELRKNCADNNITFFDRGTGKQGIVHIVGPEQGITQPGTTIACGDSHTSTHGAFGAIAFGIGTTQIRDVLATQTMALGQLKVRRIEVNGKLRPGVYAKDVILHIIAQLGVNGGTGFAYEYAGEVFDNFTMEQRMTVCNMSIEGGARVGYVNPDETTFEYLKGRPYAPTGADWDAAVARWSDFASDEGCRYDDVVVIDAADIAPSVTWGINPGQGISIDQSIPDPETATTVDERASIEEALEYMKFAPGAPIKGTKIDVAFLGSCTNGRLSDFQEVAKYLEGRQVAPGVKAIAVPGSQIVAAQCEKLGIDKIIAAAGFEWRAAGCSMCLAMNPDKLIGDQLCASSSNRNFKGRQGSTTGRTILMSPLMVAAAAVTGEVADAREVFEVGELAAV, from the coding sequence ATGGCCCAATCTCTGTTCGAAAAAGTCTGGAACGCCCACACGGTTCGCACCCTTGCGAACGGGCAGACCCAGCTGCTCATTGGCACGCATCTGATTCACGAAGTCACTTCACCGCAGGCCTTTGGCATGTTGCGCGACTTGAACCTGCCCGTGCTGATGCCGACCCGCACATTTGCCACGGTGGATCACATCGTCCCGACCGACCAGTTCGTCGAGCCGTATGCCGATCCTCTCGCGCAGGCCATGATGGATGAGCTCCGCAAAAACTGCGCGGACAATAACATCACTTTCTTCGATCGCGGCACGGGCAAGCAGGGTATCGTGCACATCGTGGGTCCCGAGCAAGGCATCACCCAGCCCGGCACCACGATTGCCTGCGGCGATTCCCACACCTCCACGCATGGCGCGTTTGGTGCGATTGCGTTCGGCATCGGCACGACGCAGATCCGTGACGTGCTCGCCACGCAGACCATGGCGCTGGGCCAGCTCAAGGTGCGGCGCATCGAGGTAAATGGTAAGTTGCGTCCGGGCGTCTACGCCAAGGACGTCATCCTCCACATCATCGCTCAACTCGGCGTGAACGGCGGCACCGGTTTCGCTTACGAATACGCGGGTGAGGTCTTCGATAATTTCACCATGGAGCAGCGCATGACCGTCTGCAACATGTCGATCGAAGGCGGTGCGCGCGTGGGTTACGTCAATCCCGATGAGACGACATTCGAGTATCTCAAGGGCCGTCCTTACGCTCCGACAGGAGCCGATTGGGATGCTGCGGTCGCTCGCTGGAGCGATTTTGCGTCGGACGAAGGTTGCCGCTATGATGACGTCGTCGTGATCGACGCGGCGGACATCGCGCCTTCGGTCACGTGGGGCATCAATCCGGGGCAGGGGATTTCGATCGACCAAAGCATCCCCGATCCCGAGACGGCGACGACGGTCGACGAGCGTGCTTCCATCGAAGAAGCGCTCGAATACATGAAGTTTGCGCCCGGGGCTCCGATCAAAGGCACCAAGATCGATGTGGCCTTCCTCGGTTCCTGCACCAACGGCCGCCTCTCCGATTTTCAAGAAGTTGCCAAGTATCTCGAAGGCCGCCAAGTCGCTCCCGGCGTCAAAGCCATCGCGGTGCCCGGCTCGCAGATCGTGGCCGCTCAATGCGAAAAACTCGGCATCGACAAGATCATCGCCGCCGCCGGTTTTGAGTGGCGGGCCGCCGGATGTTCGATGTGTCTGGCGATGAACCCCGACAAGCTCATTGGGGACCAGCTCTGCGCCTCTTCCTCCAACCGGAACTTCAAGGGCCGCCAAGGTTCGACGACCGGACGCACGATTCTCATGAGCCCGCTCATGGTCGCCGCCGCCGCCGTCACCGGCGAAGTGGCCGATGCCCGCGAAGTCTTTGAAGTCGGCGAACTCGCCGCCGTTTAG
- a CDS encoding SDR family oxidoreductase gives MKILITGVSKGLGRALADFYMETGHEVIGCGRDPEKILDLRFGCDEKHRFDIVDVALANKVDVWYETVSASHGPPDLIINNAALMNKPAPLWEVPTKEFHQLIEVNVSGVFNVIHAFVPEMIARGTGVIVNLSSGWGRSTSAEVAPYCASKYAIEGLTQAMAQELPDPMAAIPLSPGVIATEMLRTAWGESADSHQTPEDWVKVAGPFILQLGRKDNGQSLSVPAA, from the coding sequence ATGAAAATCCTCATCACTGGTGTTTCAAAAGGACTCGGTCGGGCGCTGGCCGATTTTTACATGGAGACGGGTCACGAGGTGATCGGTTGCGGCCGCGATCCGGAGAAGATTTTGGACCTGCGTTTTGGCTGCGATGAGAAGCATCGTTTCGACATCGTCGACGTGGCTTTGGCCAACAAGGTCGACGTCTGGTATGAAACGGTTTCGGCGTCCCATGGCCCGCCGGACCTGATCATCAACAACGCCGCACTGATGAACAAACCGGCACCGCTCTGGGAGGTGCCGACAAAGGAGTTTCACCAACTCATCGAGGTGAACGTGTCGGGGGTCTTTAATGTCATCCACGCGTTCGTGCCGGAGATGATCGCGCGCGGCACGGGAGTGATCGTAAATCTTTCCTCCGGCTGGGGCCGCAGCACGTCGGCGGAAGTGGCACCGTATTGTGCTTCCAAATACGCCATTGAGGGACTCACCCAGGCCATGGCGCAGGAGTTGCCCGATCCCATGGCGGCGATTCCGCTCAGTCCCGGCGTCATCGCGACGGAGATGTTGCGCACGGCATGGGGCGAGAGCGCGGACAGCCATCAAACGCCGGAGGACTGGGTTAAAGTCGCCGGTCCGTTTATTCTCCAACTCGGCCGCAAAGACAACGGTCAGAGCCTGTCCGTGCCCGCAGCCTGA
- a CDS encoding M64 family metallopeptidase, with translation MITPSRRFVLRFPSLLGIIALLSGLTASAQSPVLRTLRDSGPTSNHINIVLLGDGFTAAQEQDFFTAAENMLEVIVNDPAMSAFASLTNGFAVFTASNESGTGIPAENLTPDTYYKSTFVEGENARLAYVSDPVGYNRIYTILSTYTPEYDYVVVIINSTRYGGAGGAVMYTTLNAASDEIVLHESGHSFAGLTDEYIDEAIASDYPAGEFANSTEFTDRTKISWRKFITDTTAIPTTEVPSGEELVGAWEGSNYRTSGSFRPTYNSKMRSLGRPWGPVNLRAFADAVNRLNINNATTAPVISDQPDPTQVVSGQSLTLTATVSGPGPFTYQWALNGQFLVGETNPTLSRAYVTTADLGDYTVEVSNAVGRSISAAATVSFDPVDPGTGEPDDGGEVVASHGRLTNLSVRTQAGTGSQTLTVGFAIGEATADQTEKSLLVRVIGPALATFGVAGTLADPTVSLAPLGQSAMATNDNWNGDANLKAAFVTVGAFPLDDDSSADSALLHATTNGAYTAQVGSGDNGTGIALVEVYDTGSTDTPRLVNLSARSQVGIGSDALIAGFVYDGNVPARLLIRAVGPTLGGFGVDGVLVDPVLTVRVLGETTVLASNDDWAGADALKTAFAAVGAFPFPHESSLDSALIVEIQPGAYTATISGYSDTTGVALVEVYELP, from the coding sequence ATGATTACGCCGTCGCGCCGATTTGTCCTTCGTTTCCCGTCCCTGCTCGGAATCATCGCTCTGCTTTCCGGACTCACGGCGAGTGCCCAATCTCCCGTCTTACGCACGTTGCGGGACTCTGGCCCGACCTCGAATCACATCAACATCGTGCTGCTCGGCGACGGGTTCACGGCCGCCCAGGAACAGGACTTTTTCACCGCGGCCGAAAACATGCTCGAAGTCATCGTCAATGACCCCGCCATGTCCGCGTTCGCCTCTCTCACGAATGGCTTTGCGGTGTTCACCGCCAGCAACGAATCGGGCACGGGTATTCCCGCTGAAAACCTGACTCCGGACACCTATTACAAGTCCACGTTTGTCGAAGGTGAAAACGCCCGCCTGGCCTACGTCTCTGATCCCGTCGGCTATAACCGGATCTACACCATTCTGTCCACCTACACCCCGGAATACGACTACGTCGTCGTGATCATCAATTCCACCCGCTACGGTGGCGCCGGCGGCGCGGTGATGTATACCACCTTGAACGCCGCCTCCGACGAAATCGTGCTCCATGAGAGCGGTCACAGCTTCGCCGGACTCACCGACGAATATATCGACGAAGCCATCGCGTCCGACTATCCCGCCGGCGAATTTGCCAATTCCACCGAATTCACCGATCGCACCAAAATTTCCTGGCGAAAATTCATCACGGACACCACCGCGATCCCGACCACCGAAGTTCCTTCAGGGGAGGAACTGGTGGGGGCTTGGGAAGGCAGCAACTATCGCACCTCCGGCAGCTTCCGTCCTACTTATAATTCCAAGATGCGTTCCCTCGGTCGCCCCTGGGGGCCGGTAAATCTCCGCGCGTTCGCCGACGCGGTCAACCGCCTCAACATCAACAACGCCACGACCGCCCCGGTCATCAGTGACCAACCCGACCCCACCCAAGTCGTGTCCGGCCAATCGCTCACCCTCACCGCCACCGTGTCCGGGCCGGGCCCGTTTACCTATCAATGGGCCTTGAATGGCCAGTTTCTGGTTGGTGAAACCAACCCAACCCTGTCCCGCGCCTACGTCACCACCGCCGATCTGGGCGACTATACCGTGGAGGTTTCCAACGCCGTGGGTCGCAGTATCAGCGCCGCCGCAACGGTGAGTTTTGATCCCGTCGATCCCGGCACGGGTGAACCCGACGACGGCGGGGAAGTCGTCGCATCCCACGGCCGTTTGACCAATCTCTCCGTGCGCACCCAAGCCGGCACCGGCAGCCAGACGCTCACGGTGGGCTTCGCCATCGGGGAAGCCACTGCCGATCAAACCGAAAAGTCCCTGCTGGTCCGTGTGATCGGTCCCGCGTTGGCCACGTTCGGAGTCGCCGGCACGCTGGCTGATCCCACGGTTTCACTCGCACCGTTGGGTCAGAGCGCCATGGCGACCAACGACAATTGGAACGGCGACGCCAACCTGAAAGCCGCCTTCGTCACCGTGGGAGCCTTCCCTCTCGACGATGATTCGAGCGCCGACTCCGCGCTCCTGCATGCCACGACCAACGGAGCCTATACGGCCCAAGTCGGCAGCGGTGACAACGGCACCGGCATCGCCCTGGTAGAGGTCTACGATACCGGCAGCACCGACACGCCGCGACTCGTCAATCTCTCTGCGCGCAGCCAGGTCGGCATCGGGTCCGACGCCTTGATCGCCGGTTTTGTTTATGATGGGAACGTTCCCGCGCGCTTGTTGATCCGGGCCGTGGGCCCGACGCTCGGAGGTTTCGGGGTGGACGGTGTGCTCGTCGACCCGGTGCTCACCGTGCGAGTGCTCGGCGAAACCACCGTGCTCGCGAGCAACGACGATTGGGCGGGAGCCGACGCCTTGAAAACCGCGTTCGCCGCGGTGGGCGCTTTCCCGTTCCCCCATGAATCGAGTCTCGACTCGGCGTTGATCGTGGAAATCCAGCCGGGGGCCTACACGGCCACCATCAGCGGATACAGCGATACGACCGGGGTCGCGCTGGTCGAAGTTTATGAGCTGCCCTGA
- a CDS encoding MotA/TolQ/ExbB proton channel family protein → MTIALIDIFAGADVLVYPLGLCSLVMVFIICERAYALRRDAVMPDDLVEAVVDGKSVAGGRDSVLARIIEFSQRHDDDPDAVKAFARLELNRMERGLPYLDIIYAAAPLLGLTGTVWSLLRVFSSLTSETGLPDPVAFSSGVALALSATLLGLAIAIPALVGGGWLQRKVENYAAQLDVILERIVGSAGGEKSDS, encoded by the coding sequence ATGACTATTGCTTTGATCGACATTTTTGCAGGTGCTGACGTTCTCGTTTATCCGCTCGGACTTTGTTCGCTGGTGATGGTTTTCATCATCTGCGAACGCGCTTATGCGCTGCGTCGCGATGCGGTGATGCCCGACGACTTGGTGGAGGCGGTGGTGGACGGTAAAAGCGTGGCTGGCGGACGCGATTCCGTGCTGGCGCGGATTATCGAGTTTTCGCAACGGCACGATGACGACCCCGATGCAGTCAAGGCGTTCGCCCGCCTCGAACTCAATCGTATGGAACGCGGACTCCCGTATTTGGATATCATCTACGCCGCCGCCCCTTTGCTCGGTTTGACTGGCACGGTGTGGTCATTGCTGCGGGTGTTCTCGTCGTTGACCAGTGAAACGGGCCTGCCCGATCCGGTGGCGTTTTCCAGCGGCGTCGCGTTGGCGCTGTCGGCTACATTGCTGGGTCTAGCGATTGCGATTCCGGCTCTGGTGGGAGGCGGTTGGTTGCAGCGCAAAGTGGAAAACTATGCGGCGCAACTCGACGTGATTCTCGAGCGCATCGTGGGGAGCGCGGGCGGCGAAAAATCCGATTCATGA
- the dtd gene encoding D-aminoacyl-tRNA deacylase, whose amino-acid sequence MRVVIQRVTEASVTIGPSIAGEIGPGLLIFLGVGREDTAEDGRWLAEKIAKLRIFPDADGNMNRSLLDTGGQALVVSQFTLHARTRKGTRPSFNDAAPPAVAAPLYDTFKTQLQTALGNRPVAAGEFGAMMAVRLLNDGPVTIIIDTKQKD is encoded by the coding sequence ATGCGCGTCGTCATCCAACGTGTCACCGAGGCCAGCGTCACCATCGGCCCAAGCATCGCCGGTGAAATCGGTCCCGGCCTGCTGATTTTTCTCGGCGTCGGCCGGGAGGACACCGCCGAGGACGGACGTTGGTTGGCCGAGAAAATCGCGAAGTTGCGCATCTTTCCGGATGCGGACGGCAATATGAACCGTTCCCTGCTCGACACCGGTGGACAGGCTCTCGTCGTCAGTCAATTCACGCTCCACGCCCGGACTCGCAAAGGCACCCGCCCCTCCTTCAACGACGCGGCACCGCCCGCAGTGGCCGCCCCGCTTTACGATACATTTAAAACGCAGCTCCAAACCGCCCTGGGCAATCGTCCCGTGGCTGCCGGTGAATTTGGCGCCATGATGGCCGTGCGCCTGCTCAATGATGGCCCCGTGACCATCATCATCGACACCAAACAGAAAGACTGA
- a CDS encoding MFS transporter produces the protein MRFLREQPVEAAFGLGTTLFTSFGQTFFISLFVPALMATLPITAGGFGTLYAAGTLVGALALPFVAAFYDTTELAVYTRRVFYALGLASLLMAVATHPAVVLFAVAGLRLCGPGLVTHISNTTMAKGFEKRRGLALGLSSLGYPLGEAILPPLTAALLLIVHWRLIWVGVAVLYLIVLPIIVTPLIRRARFETFVAADFQAPRPSARGHLWASFQLMSGDRRFWWLLPVQVLLPMLMTAAFLYQAPIAASKGWSMAFMASLFTVFAICRALTSLTSGQRIDRDGAMRLVGWVAAPVAAGFLLLAWVSHPWAGVGFFVLAGLTAGSAGNVLTAIWAELYGPEKLGAIKGLTGSLAVFSSAAGPALAGGLIQAGVTFPVMLTGFSALTGMGALCAWRASRLTASPQG, from the coding sequence GTGCGCTTCCTTCGCGAGCAACCCGTCGAGGCTGCGTTCGGCCTCGGCACAACGCTCTTCACGAGCTTTGGACAGACGTTCTTCATCTCGCTGTTCGTTCCCGCGCTCATGGCCACCTTGCCGATCACGGCGGGCGGCTTTGGCACGCTCTACGCGGCCGGCACGCTGGTTGGCGCGCTGGCGCTGCCCTTCGTGGCCGCCTTTTACGACACCACGGAACTCGCCGTTTATACTCGGCGGGTATTCTACGCGCTCGGACTCGCGTCCCTGCTCATGGCGGTGGCGACGCATCCCGCCGTGGTGCTGTTTGCCGTGGCCGGACTCCGACTCTGTGGACCCGGTTTGGTCACGCATATCTCAAACACCACCATGGCCAAGGGTTTCGAAAAACGCCGTGGGCTGGCGCTAGGGCTGTCGTCTTTGGGTTATCCGCTCGGCGAGGCCATTTTGCCACCGCTCACGGCCGCGTTGCTCCTGATCGTTCACTGGCGACTCATCTGGGTCGGAGTGGCTGTTCTCTATCTGATCGTGCTGCCCATCATCGTCACCCCATTAATTCGAAGGGCTCGCTTTGAGACATTCGTGGCGGCGGACTTTCAGGCTCCGAGACCCTCCGCGCGCGGTCATCTATGGGCTTCCTTTCAACTCATGTCCGGAGACCGCCGCTTTTGGTGGCTGCTACCCGTGCAGGTATTGCTGCCCATGCTGATGACCGCCGCGTTCCTCTATCAAGCTCCCATCGCCGCGAGCAAAGGCTGGAGTATGGCGTTCATGGCGTCGCTCTTCACCGTCTTCGCCATCTGCCGCGCGCTGACGTCATTGACCTCGGGACAACGCATCGACCGCGATGGTGCCATGCGCTTGGTCGGCTGGGTGGCCGCGCCGGTCGCGGCCGGGTTTCTGTTGCTCGCATGGGTTTCCCACCCCTGGGCCGGAGTTGGTTTCTTTGTGCTCGCAGGGCTGACCGCCGGTTCGGCCGGCAATGTGCTCACCGCCATTTGGGCCGAACTTTACGGTCCGGAAAAGCTCGGAGCCATCAAGGGACTCACGGGGTCGTTGGCCGTATTTTCCTCGGCGGCCGGGCCGGCGCTCGCCGGCGGGCTGATTCAAGCCGGGGTGACGTTTCCCGTCATGCTCACCGGATTTTCCGCACTGACCGGGATGGGAGCGTTGTGCGCCTGGCGGGCGTCGCGACTCACCGCTTCACCACAGGGCTAA
- a CDS encoding histone deacetylase family protein produces the protein MDKFWRAEAMIRSAQSPGLRIEPVVPATRSQLRRIHTDAYLASIEQNTLPRPAAVRLGLPASAALLARSALEVGGTLGAMRAARDDGLACNLAGGTHHAFPDRGLGYCVLNDVAIAIAELRLTAPAARVFVIDTDAHQGNGTNGIFAADANVFTYSIHVGKNYPAEKTPGSLDVPLPRYVDGVDYLDQLEATLTPAFEAFAPEFVFWIAGADLHEHDRFGQMKLTTAHFAARDHQVLKIVTAGSVPTAVLYGGGYNRDRVMTARLHADTVLRVAQAAGTDRL, from the coding sequence ATGGATAAATTTTGGCGGGCGGAGGCCATGATTCGATCAGCGCAATCTCCCGGCCTGCGGATTGAGCCCGTCGTGCCCGCCACCCGCTCGCAGCTGAGACGCATCCACACCGACGCCTACCTGGCCAGTATTGAACAAAACACGCTGCCTCGACCCGCTGCCGTGCGACTGGGATTGCCGGCCAGCGCCGCCCTCCTCGCCCGCTCGGCTTTGGAAGTCGGCGGCACTCTCGGGGCCATGCGGGCCGCGCGGGACGACGGCCTTGCCTGCAATCTCGCCGGCGGCACCCACCATGCCTTTCCTGACCGCGGCCTCGGATACTGCGTGCTTAATGACGTGGCCATCGCCATCGCCGAACTCCGCCTGACCGCGCCCGCCGCCCGCGTGTTTGTGATCGATACCGACGCCCATCAAGGCAACGGCACCAACGGCATCTTCGCCGCCGATGCCAACGTATTCACTTACTCGATTCACGTGGGCAAAAACTACCCGGCGGAAAAAACCCCCGGCTCCCTCGACGTGCCGTTGCCCCGCTACGTCGACGGGGTCGATTATCTCGACCAATTGGAAGCCACGCTGACACCGGCCTTCGAGGCGTTTGCACCCGAATTTGTTTTCTGGATCGCCGGAGCGGATTTGCACGAGCACGACCGATTTGGTCAGATGAAACTGACGACCGCCCACTTTGCCGCCCGCGATCACCAGGTATTGAAAATAGTGACTGCCGGTTCGGTTCCGACGGCGGTTCTCTACGGCGGGGGTTACAACCGCGACCGGGTCATGACCGCGCGGTTGCACGCCGATACCGTGCTGCGGGTGGCTCAGGCTGCGGGCACGGACAGGCTCTGA
- the argA gene encoding amino-acid N-acetyltransferase, with amino-acid sequence MTEGSPLSPSRAAAAAATTIKPTDLRGILKYIPRFRDQVFVIALDGAVIADDNLSNLLVDIAVLRSLSIKVVLVHGISLQLSELSEVRGVPITNADGTGVTDASTLDLAVRASSRVSHLVLEGLTQNGLKCAITNAVRALPAGVLKGVDQKRTGKVDRIDKETLHHLINANIIPIIQPIGFGPDGHTLRINSDLLAIEVAETLQATKVIYLSQQEGLSIDGQLRRDIDVAALRDVMDSSPDSIAMGSRSKALHAVKAIEAGIPRVHMVDGRIYDGLLNEIFSSEGVGTLIYGNDYQQIRQANANDVRFIHSLTRSAVKREELLHRTPEAIEANIDQFYVFEVDENIVACVTLQFYPNAPTVAELGSLYVMPFHHHRGVGRKMVEFAALRAAEKGASLLLALSTQNPTFFTSVCGFEEADKAELPESRRQVYEANGRNARILIRHLGATV; translated from the coding sequence ATGACCGAAGGCTCTCCCCTCTCTCCATCGCGCGCCGCCGCCGCCGCCGCCACGACCATCAAACCGACCGACCTTCGGGGTATTCTGAAATACATTCCCCGGTTCCGGGACCAGGTGTTCGTGATCGCGCTGGATGGTGCCGTCATCGCCGACGACAATCTTTCCAACCTGCTGGTGGACATCGCGGTGCTGCGGAGCCTCTCGATCAAGGTCGTGCTGGTGCACGGCATCTCCCTCCAATTGAGCGAACTCTCCGAAGTCCGGGGCGTGCCCATCACCAACGCGGACGGCACCGGCGTCACGGACGCCTCCACCCTCGATCTCGCCGTGCGCGCCTCCTCCCGTGTCTCGCATCTCGTGCTCGAAGGGCTCACCCAAAACGGCCTCAAATGCGCCATCACCAATGCCGTGCGCGCCCTGCCCGCCGGCGTGCTCAAAGGCGTTGATCAAAAGCGCACCGGCAAAGTCGATCGCATCGACAAGGAGACCCTGCACCATCTCATCAACGCCAACATCATCCCGATTATCCAACCGATCGGGTTCGGCCCCGATGGCCACACGTTGCGCATCAACTCCGACCTCCTGGCCATCGAAGTCGCCGAGACGCTCCAGGCCACCAAGGTCATCTACCTGAGCCAGCAGGAGGGTCTCAGCATCGATGGCCAACTGCGGCGCGATATCGATGTCGCCGCGTTGCGCGACGTGATGGATTCCTCCCCCGACTCGATCGCCATGGGCTCGCGCTCCAAAGCACTGCATGCAGTCAAGGCCATCGAAGCGGGCATTCCTCGCGTGCATATGGTTGATGGCCGAATCTATGACGGATTGCTCAACGAGATTTTCTCCAGCGAGGGCGTCGGCACGCTCATCTACGGCAACGACTATCAACAGATTCGCCAAGCCAACGCCAATGACGTGCGATTCATCCACAGTCTCACTCGCAGCGCGGTGAAGCGCGAGGAACTGCTGCACCGCACCCCCGAGGCCATCGAAGCCAACATCGATCAATTCTACGTCTTCGAGGTCGATGAAAACATCGTCGCCTGCGTAACCCTGCAGTTTTACCCGAACGCACCGACCGTCGCCGAACTCGGTTCGCTCTACGTCATGCCGTTCCACCATCACCGGGGTGTCGGCCGCAAAATGGTCGAATTCGCCGCCCTGCGCGCCGCCGAAAAAGGCGCCAGCCTACTCCTCGCCCTCTCCACCCAAAACCCGACATTTTTCACCTCGGTCTGCGGTTTCGAAGAAGCCGACAAGGCCGAGCTGCCCGAATCACGGCGGCAAGTCTATGAGGCCAATGGTCGCAACGCCCGCATTCTCATCCGCCATCTCGGCGCGACCGTTTGA